The DNA region TTCGCCGGCTCCGGCGTCCAGGGGGTCGTCGACCAGCTCAGCCGGACACCGGAGTCGCTGGCCCGCTCCTTCGCCGCCTGCCTGCGCACCGTCGCCCACCCGAAGCTGCCCATCGCGTTCGACGCCGTCCTCGTGGTCAGCCCCGAGCACGCCCGGGTCTTCGCCGACGCGGGGTGGAGCCGCGACCGGCTCCTCGATGAGCTCCACGGCCTCCTCCAGCTGCCCGGCGCCGAGCTGGTGCGGGGAGCCGGCGGGATCGCCGAGGGCGTCCCCGAGCACCTCGCCGACGCCACCCTGCCGAAGTTCCGTCCCGGTGGGCTGCTCGTCGCCCACGCCGGCGGCGGGGCCGGGCTCTTCTCCGCCATCGTCGCCGGGTGGGCCTCCGGCGATGTCGGCAGCTCGCCCGTGACCCGGCCCATCCACCCGCAGGAGGCAACGTCGTGACCACCACCGTGCTCGACCCCACTGGAGAGCAGGCACCCACCGAGCGGCCGCGCGTCGAGCGCCCGGCGTCGCTCGACGGGCGCACCGTCGGCCTGCTCGACATCTCCAAGCCGCGGGGCGACGTGTTCCTCGACCGGGTGGCGGAGCGCCTCGCCGGCCTCGGCGCCCGGGTGGAGCGCTACCGCAAGCCCACCTTCACCAAGCTGGCGCCGGTCGACCTTCGCCACGAGATCGCCACCACCTGCGACGTGGTCATCGAGGCGCTCGCCGATTGAGGCAGCTGCACGTCGTGCAGTGTGCACGACATCGCCGACCTGGAGCGTCGAGGGGTACCGGGGGTGTTCGTCGCCTCGGACGAGTTCGTCGACGCCGCCGCGACCCAGTCGGCCGCCATCGGGTTCGACGCCGCGGTGGTCTTCGTCGCCCACCCGATCCAGGACCGGACCGACGACGAGATCGTCGCCCTCGCCGATGCCGCGGTCGACGACATCGTCGCCGCCCTCACCGTCACCCCACCGGGTGAGGACGGCGCTCGGACCAGCAGCACGGCGTAGGCCACCCCAGAGCGAAGGCCCAGCACCGAGGACGCAGGGCCTATCAGGGGAGGCGGAGGTCTCCCGTCTCGGCCTGGGCCACGAGCCCGTCGGCGAGCATGCGCGCCACCACCGCCTCGGCCCGGTCCGGATCAGCCGACCAGCCCATGGTGGCGGCGACGTCGGGCGAGGCGACCGGTCCCGCTCGCAGCGCGGCGACGAGGCGGCCGCGACCCTGGCGATCGGAGCCGGCGAACGCGGCCTGGGCGGTGGAGACGCCCGCCGAGCGCTCCACGGGGTCAGGATCGGGCCAGCCCGCCGACGCCCAGGCACAGTGCCGGCGGACCGGACAGGTCTCGCACCGCGGCGACCGGCGACGACAGATGGTCGCCCCCAGGTCGAAGACGGCCTGGCCCCACGCCCACCCCTCCCCCGGGGGCACCAGCTCGTCGGCACGGGCCTGCGCCTCCCGAGGGGTCAGCGGTCGGCCGGCGCCGGCCCGGGCCAGGAAGCGGCCGGCGTTGGTGTCGACGAGGCCGAGGTCGCGCTCATGGGCGAAGACCAGCACCGCCCGGGCCGTGTAGGGCCCGACACCGGGAAGGGCCATGAGGGCGTCGAGGTCGTCGGGCAGCCGGCCGCCGTGCTCGGCCACCGCCGCCGATGCGGCACGGTGCAGGTGCACCGCCCTGCGGTTGTACCCGAGCCCCGCCCACGCCCGCAGGACGTCACCGACCGGGGCCGCCGCGCACGAGGCGGGGTCGGGGAACCGCTTCAGGAACTCGGCGTAGCGGGGCACGACCCGGCTGACCTGGGTCTGCTGGAGCATCGCCTCGCTGACGAGCACGGCCCAGGGGTCACGGGTGCGCCGCCACGGGAGGTCCCGCCGCTCGCGGCGCCACCAGTCCAGGAGGTCGCCGTGCAGCGAAGGGGTGCTCACCGCCCGCCGTCGCCCGCGCCCGACGACGACCGCACGGTCACGGGTGTCACTCCCAGATGTCGTCGCCGTAGGGCCGCTTGCGCTCGGGGCCGGCGGCCCGCTTCCAGATCATCACCTTGCGCCGGAAGTAGCAGACCTCCTCACCGCGCTGGTTGAGGCCCTTGGTCTCCACCGTCACGATGCCGCGGTCGTCCTTCGAGGACGACTCCTTCACGTCGAGGACCCGGGTCTCGGCGTAGATCGTGTCGCCGTGGAAGGTCGGCTTCCGGTGGGTGAGCGACTCGACCTCGAGGTTGGCGATGGCGGCGCCGCTGACGTCGGGCACGCTCATCCCGAGGACGAGCGAGTAGACGAGGTTGCCCACCACCACGTTCTTGCCGTGGACCGTCTCGTGCTCGGCGAACCACTCGTTGGTGTGCAGCGGGTGGTGGTTCATCGTGATCATGCAGAAGAGGTGGTCGTCGTACTCGGTGATGGTCTTTCCTGGCCAGTGCCGGTAGACGTCGCCGACGGTGAAGTCCTCGAGGTACCGGCCGAAGGGGCGTTCGTGGGTCGTCACGCGACCATCCTCCGGCGGTCGCCCCGATGGCGGCAAATCGCAGGCCCGGGCGCAGCCTCAGGAGCCGAGCGCCTCCTGCCAGCGGGCGAGCAGCCCTCGGGCGATCACGAGGCGCTGGATCTCGTTGGTGCCCTCGCCGATGATCATCAGCGGGGTGTCCCGGAAGTAGCGCTCGACCGGGTACTCGGTGGCGTAGCCGTAGCCGCCGTGGACGCGCATCGACTCCGTGGCGATCTCGAAGGCGGCCTCGCTGGCGAAGAGCTTCGCCATCCCCGCCTCCACGTCGGCTCGCTCGCCGGACTGGTAGCGCTCGGCCGCGCTGCGGGTCAGCAAGCGCGCCGCCTCGAGCTTGGTGGCCATGTCGGCCAGCTTGAACTGGATGGCCTGGTGCTCGGCGATGGGCTTGCCGAAGGTGTGGCGCTCCTGGGCGTAGGCCATGGCCGCCTCGTAGGCCGCCCGACCCACGCCAACGGCCCTGGCCGCGATGTTGATGCGCCCGAGCTCGAGGCCGGCGAGGATGAAGTGCAGGCCCCGCCCGAGGCCGTCCTCGCCGCCGAGGAGGGCCTCCGCCGGCACCCGGTGCTCGGTCCAGGTCATCTCCACCGTCTCGACGCCCTTGTACCCGAGCTTGCCGATGTGCGACGTCGTCAGCGAGCCGTGGTCCCGGGGGCCGGGCTCCTTCTCGACCATGAAGCAGCTGATGCCCTCGGGGGTCCGCGCCGCCAGGGCCACCAGGCCTGCCCGCTCGCCGTTGGTGACCCACATCTTGGTGCCGTCGATGACGTAGGTGTCGCCGTCGGGCGTGGCCTTGCACCGCAGCGCGCGGGTGTCGCTCCCGGCGTCGGGCTCGGAGAGCGAGAGGCAGCCCCGGAGGTCGCCCGCGGCCATGGCGGGTAGCCAGCGGGCCCGCTGGTCGTCGGTGCCGTGGCGGGCGATCAGGCCGGCGGCGATGAGGTGGGTGTTGACCACACCCGACAGCGACATCCAGCCCGCCGACAGCTCCTCCACGATGCGCGTGTAGGTCACCACGTCGAGGCCGAGGCCCCCGTGCTCGGCCGGGATGGTGGCGCCGAAGAGCCCGAGCTCGCGCATGCCGGCGACGATGTCGGCCGGATAGGTGTCGGCGTGCTCCATGGCCGAGGCCACCGGGAGCACCTCTCGCTGCACGAAGCGGCGCACGGTGGCGACGATCTCGTCGGCCACCGCCGGATCGGTGGGCTCGATCGGGGCACGGGCGGCGGGCGGCATGGGGCTCGATGCTACGACGGCGGGCGCGGGCGCCCGGTGGCACACCCACCCTCCGCCGCCCGGGTACCGTCCCCGTGGTGCGCCCCTCCCGCCGATCGGTGCCCGCCGCGTGAACGTCCTCGACGTCATCCTGGTGCTGTTCATGGTCGCCGCCGCGGTCGGCGGCTACCGCCTCGGGCTGCTCGCGCGGGCGGGATCGTGGCTCGGCTTCGGCGTGGGGCTCCTGGTCGGTGCCCGGCTGGCGCCGCCGATCGTGCGGACCTTCGAGGGTGTCGGACCGTTGATCCTCCTGATCCTTGCCCTCAGCGTGGTCCTCGGCTTGGCCGTGGTGGGCCAGGCCGTCGGGATGGCCGTCGGCGCCGCCCTCCGCCGCCACGTCCCCCACGGCCCCGTGCGGGCAGCCGACCACGCGGGAGGCGCGGTGGCCGGCGTGGTCGGCGTCCTCGTCCTCATCTGGCTCCTCCTCCCCGCCATGGGGGGGGTCCCGGGCCAGCTGTCCCTGCTCGCCCGCACGTCCTCGGTGGTCGGCTTCGTCAGCGAACGGGCTCCCGCGCCGCCCGACAGCCTCCGGGCGCTGCACCGCATCATCGGCGACAACTCCTTCCCAGAGGTCTTCGTCGGCATGCAGCCGGCCCCGGTCACCGGGCCACCCCCCGACCAGCTCCCCCTCGGTCCCGACGTCTTGGCCCGGGTCGCGTCGTCGACGGTCAACGTGGAGGCGGTCGGCTGCGGTGGCGTCCAGGAGGGCAGCGGCTTCAGCCCCGCTCCCGGCATCATCGTCACCAACGCCCACGTCGTCGCCGGCACGACCGAGATCCGGGTCCTGAAGCCCGACGGTGTGCGCGACGACGCCAGGGTGGTCTCGTTCGACGGCGACCGAGACATCGCCATCCTCGAGGTGCCGGGCCTCGGACAGGACCCGCTCCCCATCGGCACCGCGGCGGTCGGTGACGAGGGCGCGATCTTCGGTCACCCCGGCGGCCAGGACGAGCTGCGGATCGCGCCAGCGGGCATCCGCGAGGAGATCACGGCGGTGGGCCGCGACATCTACGGCCAGGGGCGCATCAGCCGGCAGGTGTACGTCCTTGCCGCCGACCTCCACCAGGGCGACTCCGGTGCCGCCCTCGCCGACCCTGCCGGCAACGTCGTCGGCGTGGCCTTCGCCATCGCCCCCGACCGACCGCAGACGGCCTACGCCCTGACCTCCTCCGAGCTGCGGGCCGCGCTCGACGCCCCCCGCGATCCCGCCACCAGCACCGGATCGTGCCTGCGCTGATGCGGCACCGGTGCCTCTTCGTGGCTGCCGCCCTCGTGCTGCTCGGTTGCGGGGGCGACGGCGACCAGGGCGGGGGCTTCGCCGAGCGGGGCTCCAGGGTCTGCGATGCCCTGCCCATCGACCCCGCCCGGCTCGCCGACCCGGGCGCCGACGATGTCGAGGCGGCACGGGACGCCATCGCCGAGCTGCGGGACCTCGAGCCACCGACCGGCGAGGAGGACGTGATCGCCGGCGCCCTGATGTCGTGGGAGGACTACCTCGACGAGGTGGAGGGCGACGGCCCCGTCGACCGGTGGGTGCTCGACAGCGCCTACGAGGCCCACAACGTGCTCGCTGAGGCCGGCCTCGACACCTGCGCCGCCCACCTCCCCCGCCAGGGCCCACCCGCCGGCTAGAGGTTGCGCTCCGCACCGGTGACGTCGAGCTGGTCGGCGACCCACACCACCGCGTCACGAGCCTCGGGGGTGGACCCGCTCCAGCCCACGGCCACGGCGGTCGTCCCGAGCACGGCGACCCCCTCCATGCGCTGGGCCTGGTCACCACCGAGCACCGCCTCGTCGTGGGTCGTGCGCACCCACGTCCCAGCGTCGGCAGACGACCACGACGCGGCGTCGTCCCCACCGCCGAACGAGGTGTGCCCAACCGCCAGGGCGACGACGTCGCTCAAGGCCACACCCAGGAGCGCCTGGTCCGCCGGGCCGGCGAGGTGGCCGTCCTGCGAGCGCTCCCAGATCGTGCCGGCGAGGCGCCAGGTGACGGCGTCGAGCCCGCCATCGGCTCCCGGAGCCGCGCCCACGGCGACGACAGCGCCATCGAGGCCGGCCACGGCCGACGCCACACCCGGTCCGAGTGGCGTGGCCGACCAGGACCGGAGGTCAACACTGGTCCACGCCACGGCGCCGTCGCCATCCATCCCCACGGCCACCACCCCGTCCGGCCCCAGCGCGAGACCGGCGATGGACCGGCGGCTGGGGCCCCCGAGGCCCTCGGCGGGGAGCCGGCGCCAGGTCCGCCCCTCGGGCGAGGCCCACACCGCCGCCTCTCCCGCTCCCTCGTCGCGCCCGGCGGCAAGGAACGTGTCGCCGACGGCGATCACCGACGTGACCACCTGGCGCCCCGGGGCCGCCAGCTCGGCCACGCCGACCTGCTCCCACCGTCGACCGTCGGGCGACCACCACACGGCGGCGTCACCGCCGTCGACACCGACGGCCACGACGCCTCCGGCCCCCACCGCCACGGCCAGCGCCCGCTGGTCGCCGTCCCCGCCGAGCACGGCGTCGGCGGCGCGACGCCACGACCGCCCGTCGTCGGAGCGCCACACGGCGCCGTCGCTGTCTCCGACCTGCACCGGTCCGACGCGACGGCTGGGGCCCGGGTCGGCGACGACACCGACCGGGGCACGAACCGAGCCGACCGCCACGAAGCCGTCGTCCAGCACGGCAACCGCCGAGAGCCGCTGCTCGCCAGGCGCCTCGAGGGCCGACTCGCCCTCCACCCGGACCCAGGCCGGCGTCGGGCTCCTGACGGGAGGCGGTGCAGGATCCTCGTCGGCACCGATCACCCACACCGCGGCGTCCGGCTCCCCGCCGGAGTCGTCCCACCCCACCGCGATCGCGGTGCCGTCGAGCACGGCGACCCCCGTGACCTGCTGACGCCCGGGCGCACGGAGTCGCTCGGCGTCGGCCCGCTGCCACCGCACCCCATCGGCGGAGCTCCAGACGGCCGCGTCGAGCCCCGACCCTCGTTCCGCCGCCTCGGTGCCGACAGCCACGATCGTCCCCTCGACCCGTGCCACCGCCACCATCTCCTGGCTCCCGTCGCCCCCCAGCACGGCCTCGTCGTGGGGGGCCGGCTCCCACGTCCGGGCCGCGCTCGAGGTCCACGCCGCGGCGTCGACGCCGTCGGCCTCGGCCGTCGACCCAACGACGACCACGAGGCCGTCGCCGGCGTCGACGAGACTCGAGGCGCGCGGTGGGCCAGGGGCGGGGAGCAGGTCGGCACCGGTGGCCGGACCGACCTGCCAGGCGAACCCGTCGGGCGACGCCCAGACCTCCGGCCCCTGGCCCTCGCGCTCCACGAGGGCGACGAGGCCGGCAGCGGCGTCGACCACGCCCACCACGTGGGCCGCGCCCGGCCGCTCGAAGGTCGTCGGCTGGTCGAACGACCGCACCCAGAAGGTGCCGTCGAACGACTTCCACACTGCTCCACCACCCGCGCCCGTCGCGAACGCCACCGGTCCGTGGCCGGTGTCGGCCACGTGCGTGATCGGCGGGCCGACATCCATCTCCGCACGCCGCCACGATCGAGCATCCGTGATCCACGCCGCTGCTGCCCCCCCGACCGACCCGACGACCGCGAAGGCACCCTCGCCCGCGTCGATGTGGGCGATGTGGTTGAGCACGGCGTCAGCAGGGACCGCTCTGCCGAGTGCCAGCCGCGCCCAGGACCCTGTCTCCGTGGCCCCCCACGCCGCTGGCTCACCGTCGTCGAGGCCCACGGCCACCGCCACGGTGCCGCCGGGGTCGGCGGCGACGGCGACCATGCGCTGGTCGCCCTCGTCGGAGAGCACGCCAGGCTCGGCGGCCACCCGCTCGAGGGTCGGCGGTGACGGAGACGTGGTCGTGGGCGATCGGACGGGCGCCCCGTCGGCGGATGTCTCCGCCGGACCGCCGGGAGCCTCGGTGGTGCAGGCTGCCGCGAGACACGCCGCGGCGAGCCCAACCCACAGCACCCGCCGCGTCGATCGCATCCCCCCGACACCACCACCTGCGGCCGCCCGAGGCAAGGCAGGCTCCTCTTGGGACAGATCGCGCGCCCTGGGTACCCTTCGGCCATGACCGCCCCGGACCTCGACGCCGCCGCCTCCGCGGTCGACACCGCCTCGGCGGTCGTCGACGGCGCTGCCCGCCACCTGGCCGCCCAGGGGGGCACCAAGGCCATCGACCAGCACCAGCAGATCGCCTACGACCTGGCCCACGCGGCATCGGCCGTGGAGAGCTCCCGAGCGCTGCTCGACTACGGCGCCAAGGGCGATGTCGAGGCCCGCATCACCTGCGCGTTCGTGGCCGACGCCGTCCACGAGCTGGCCACCCGCCTCCTCGGGCGCGAGGCCGACTGGGGCGTCGAGCCCGGCGCCCTCGACCCGGCCATGGGCTTCGTGCGCGACTTCCGGGCGCCGGCGTTCCTCGCCGACCTGGCCGGCGAGTCGGGCCCCCGCCACCTCGACAGCGACTTCGAGATGGTGCAGGACACCTTCCGTCGCTTCGCCGACCAGGAGATCAAGCCCGAGGCCGAGCACGTCCACCGCACCAACGCCGACGTCCCCGAGAAGATCATCCAGGGCCTTGCCGAGATCGGCGCCTTCGGCCTGTCGGTACCCGAGGAGTACGAGGGCTTCGCCGCCGGTGGCGAGTCCGACTACATGGGCATGGTCGTCGCCACCGAGGAGCTGTCACGCGGCTCGCTCGGCATCGGCGGGTCGCTCATCACCCGGCCCGAGATCCTCACGCGCGCCCTCGTGCGCGGCGGCACCGAGGAGCAGAAGCAGCAGTGGCTCCCCAAGCTGGCATCGGCCGAGGTCATGGCCGCCGTGGCCGTCACCGAGCCCGACTACGGCTCCGACGTGGCCAACCTGAAGGTCACCGCCACCAAGGTCGACGACGGGTGGGCCATCAACGGCGTCAAGACGTGGTGCACCTTCGGCGCCCGCGCCGACGTGTTCATGCTCCTCGCCCGCACCGACCCCGACAAGTCCAAGTCCCACAAGGGCCTGTCGCTGTTCATCGTCCCGAAGCCCCGCGGCGAGGGCCACGGCTTCGAGTTCACCCAGGACGGCGGCGGCAAGATCGAGGGCCGCGCCATCGACACCATCGGCTACCGCGGCATGCACTCCTACGAGGTCGCCTTCGACTCCTGGGTCGTGCCCGACGACTGCCTCATCGGTGGCGAAGACGGCCTGGGCAAGGGCTTCTACTACCAGATGGAGGGCTTCGAGAACGGCCGCCTCCAGACCGCGGCCCGGGCCGTCGGTGTGATGCAGGCGGCCTACGAGTCGGCCCTCCAGTACGCCGACGACCGCACCGTGTTCGGCCAGCCCGTCGCCGCCTACCAGCTCACCCAGGTGAAGCTGGCCCGCATGGCCGTCATCATCCAGGCCGCCCGCCAGTTCTCCTACGCCGTGGCCAAGATGATGGCCAAGGGCGAGGGTGCGCTGGAGGCCTCCATGGTCAAGGCCTACGTCTGCAAGGCCGCCGAGTGGGTCACCCGCGAGGCCATGCAGATCCACGGCGGCATGGGCTACGCCGAGGAGTACGACGTGAGCCGCTACTTCGTCGACGCCCGGGTGCTGTCGATCTTCGAGGGCGCCGACGAGACGCTCTGCCTCAAGATCATCGCCCGCCGCCTCGTGGAGCGTGCCGAGGCGTCCTAGACATCCCCATCACCGAGTGTGCCACGAGCTCCCGTCACATCGCTCTGATGCGCAGGTACCTTGCGAGGCTGGGAAGGGAACGGCTCACCATCCAGGCCATCGTCACCAGCGTGAGCCAACGGATCTGTCGATACATGTCAGACCCTCTTCATCAGGAGCTTCACGTGATCGACAAGGTCGTTGGGCTCCTCGACCCCGGGGGGCTCGGGCGCCTCCAACGTCTCGGCCGCCGATCGGAGCGCGTGAGCGAGGTGGGTCCGGATCACCGACCACAGGTCTCGGGCCTCTTCGGAATCGCGGAGCTCCTTCAAGGCCTCTACGACGTCGTCGAAGTCCTTGACGCCCGAACGGGCTCCGACCACGTAGCCCAACGCCCACGCCAAGAGAACGCCCATGACCCTCCATCCTGTGGTCTCGGACGAGGATAGGCTACGGCGGACCCCGACGGGGAGGGCCGGAGGCGCCGACCTGATGCACAGGTTCGAGTTCGACACCACGGCGTCGTTGATGTCCTTCGAGGCGCGGTCCACCGTGCACCCCGTCTGCGGGGACGCCGCAGGCCTCGAAGGGTGGATCGACGTCGACCTCGACGGTGGCGCGTCCACGATCAGAGCCGGGCTCCTCGAGATCCCGCTGGCTCAGCTGTCGTCCGGGAACGCGATCTACGACGCCGAGCTCCGGCGTCGTCTCGGTCTCCGCCGGCATCCGATGCTCCGGGCTGAGCTGACGAGCTGGACGCCGAACGGCGAGCAGGGCACGTTCCTGGTCCGTGGCGACGTCACCTTCCGCGGGGTCACCCGCACCGAGGGGGGCGAGATGGCGGCGCTCATCCAGGACGACCGCACCGTCGTGCTCGAGGGCGTCCGCGTCTTCGACATCCGCGACTACGGGATGAAGCCGCCGCACCTGCTGTCGCTGCGGATGCACCCGGAGGTGAAGGTCCGAGTCGCCATCATCGGGCGCCGCATCGACTGACCTCCGGCGGCCAGGTTCAGGTCGCAGGGATCGGGGTCGCGTAGAGCTGCAGCTCGACGCGGACGTCGGGGTAGATCCGGAGCATGAGCAGGCTCGGCGAGTCGACATCGAAGTCGCGGATGTCGAAGACGTGCTCCCCGACGACGGTCAGTTCACCTCCGTCGCCGATCTCGACGCCGACGGTACCCGAGATCCGGCGAGTGAGCCCGTGGAACGCGAGATCGCCCTCGACCTGATAGCGGTCGGTGCGACCGATCCGGGAGACGTTCTGGAGCGCGAGCGTCGTCGTGGGGTGCAGCTTGGCGCCGATCCGTCGCCGGAGCTCAGCGTCGTACACCGAGTTGCCCGAGCTGAACGACAGCAGCTCGATCGACAGGCACGCTTCGGGCGCCGCGCCCTCGAGGTCGATGGCGCCGTCCTCCATGCTCACCACCAGCGCGCCCTGCACACCTGTCGTGCCGAACGCGATCGGGCCGACGTTCGAGCGGGCCTCGATGAGCACCGCCGACT from Acidimicrobiales bacterium includes:
- a CDS encoding acyl-CoA dehydrogenase family protein → MPPAARAPIEPTDPAVADEIVATVRRFVQREVLPVASAMEHADTYPADIVAGMRELGLFGATIPAEHGGLGLDVVTYTRIVEELSAGWMSLSGVVNTHLIAAGLIARHGTDDQRARWLPAMAAGDLRGCLSLSEPDAGSDTRALRCKATPDGDTYVIDGTKMWVTNGERAGLVALAARTPEGISCFMVEKEPGPRDHGSLTTSHIGKLGYKGVETVEMTWTEHRVPAEALLGGEDGLGRGLHFILAGLELGRINIAARAVGVGRAAYEAAMAYAQERHTFGKPIAEHQAIQFKLADMATKLEAARLLTRSAAERYQSGERADVEAGMAKLFASEAAFEIATESMRVHGGYGYATEYPVERYFRDTPLMIIGEGTNEIQRLVIARGLLARWQEALGS
- a CDS encoding UGSC family (seleno)protein; this translates as MTTTVLDPTGEQAPTERPRVERPASLDGRTVGLLDISKPRGDVFLDRVAERLAGLGARVERYRKPTFTKLAPVDLRHEIATTCDVVIEALADUGSCTSCSVHDIADLERRGVPGVFVASDEFVDAAATQSAAIGFDAAVVFVAHPIQDRTDDEIVALADAAVDDIVAALTVTPPGEDGARTSSTA
- a CDS encoding acyl-CoA dehydrogenase family protein; translation: MTAPDLDAAASAVDTASAVVDGAARHLAAQGGTKAIDQHQQIAYDLAHAASAVESSRALLDYGAKGDVEARITCAFVADAVHELATRLLGREADWGVEPGALDPAMGFVRDFRAPAFLADLAGESGPRHLDSDFEMVQDTFRRFADQEIKPEAEHVHRTNADVPEKIIQGLAEIGAFGLSVPEEYEGFAAGGESDYMGMVVATEELSRGSLGIGGSLITRPEILTRALVRGGTEEQKQQWLPKLASAEVMAAVAVTEPDYGSDVANLKVTATKVDDGWAINGVKTWCTFGARADVFMLLARTDPDKSKSHKGLSLFIVPKPRGEGHGFEFTQDGGGKIEGRAIDTIGYRGMHSYEVAFDSWVVPDDCLIGGEDGLGKGFYYQMEGFENGRLQTAARAVGVMQAAYESALQYADDRTVFGQPVAAYQLTQVKLARMAVIIQAARQFSYAVAKMMAKGEGALEASMVKAYVCKAAEWVTREAMQIHGGMGYAEEYDVSRYFVDARVLSIFEGADETLCLKIIARRLVERAEAS
- a CDS encoding MarP family serine protease; the protein is MNVLDVILVLFMVAAAVGGYRLGLLARAGSWLGFGVGLLVGARLAPPIVRTFEGVGPLILLILALSVVLGLAVVGQAVGMAVGAALRRHVPHGPVRAADHAGGAVAGVVGVLVLIWLLLPAMGGVPGQLSLLARTSSVVGFVSERAPAPPDSLRALHRIIGDNSFPEVFVGMQPAPVTGPPPDQLPLGPDVLARVASSTVNVEAVGCGGVQEGSGFSPAPGIIVTNAHVVAGTTEIRVLKPDGVRDDARVVSFDGDRDIAILEVPGLGQDPLPIGTAAVGDEGAIFGHPGGQDELRIAPAGIREEITAVGRDIYGQGRISRQVYVLAADLHQGDSGAALADPAGNVVGVAFAIAPDRPQTAYALTSSELRAALDAPRDPATSTGSCLR
- a CDS encoding YceI family protein; translated protein: MHRFEFDTTASLMSFEARSTVHPVCGDAAGLEGWIDVDLDGGASTIRAGLLEIPLAQLSSGNAIYDAELRRRLGLRRHPMLRAELTSWTPNGEQGTFLVRGDVTFRGVTRTEGGEMAALIQDDRTVVLEGVRVFDIRDYGMKPPHLLSLRMHPEVKVRVAIIGRRID
- a CDS encoding YceI family protein, which codes for MTNAQRRRFEVTPGKSAVLIEARSNVGPIAFGTTGVQGALVVSMEDGAIDLEGAAPEACLSIELLSFSSGNSVYDAELRRRIGAKLHPTTTLALQNVSRIGRTDRYQVEGDLAFHGLTRRISGTVGVEIGDGGELTVVGEHVFDIRDFDVDSPSLLMLRIYPDVRVELQLYATPIPAT
- a CDS encoding A/G-specific adenine glycosylase → MSTPSLHGDLLDWWRRERRDLPWRRTRDPWAVLVSEAMLQQTQVSRVVPRYAEFLKRFPDPASCAAAPVGDVLRAWAGLGYNRRAVHLHRAASAAVAEHGGRLPDDLDALMALPGVGPYTARAVLVFAHERDLGLVDTNAGRFLARAGAGRPLTPREAQARADELVPPGEGWAWGQAVFDLGATICRRRSPRCETCPVRRHCAWASAGWPDPDPVERSAGVSTAQAAFAGSDRQGRGRLVAALRAGPVASPDVAATMGWSADPDRAEAVVARMLADGLVAQAETGDLRLP
- a CDS encoding MaoC family dehydratase produces the protein MTTHERPFGRYLEDFTVGDVYRHWPGKTITEYDDHLFCMITMNHHPLHTNEWFAEHETVHGKNVVVGNLVYSLVLGMSVPDVSGAAIANLEVESLTHRKPTFHGDTIYAETRVLDVKESSSKDDRGIVTVETKGLNQRGEEVCYFRRKVMIWKRAAGPERKRPYGDDIWE